A region of the Silene latifolia isolate original U9 population chromosome 9, ASM4854445v1, whole genome shotgun sequence genome:
TTCACTTAGTTTTCtatgacttgcattgtgattcttccttggacccctaggacttttctgagcttagtttaatggccaaccagctggccatggtggcagctggtggttgggcttgtactgcACCTATTAGCCACTAAACCTAGCCCACTCTGGTTGCTTCCTCAAGTGGTTGTGGTCTtgttttggcctgcttgcatttgtggagtgTCCTGGTCAGTAGCTCCTGCTGCAacctcccctggttgaacagggcttgtcctcaagcctggttACTCCTCCCCCTCAGCATCCTCATAATATGGACTTAGGTCACCTACATTGAAAGTgccatgcacctcatactctcctggtaGATCCACTTTGTAGGCATTTGGTCCAATCCTTTCAAtaatttcaaaggggccatcagctcttggcattaacttgttctttcttcttgaTGGAAACCTCTCTTTTCTTAAGTGAACCCAGACCAAATCCCCTGGAACAAATTCTCTCCTTTTCTGAGGTACCTTGGACTGTTTCCTGTATTTCTCATTGGTCTTCTCAATCTCTCTTTTCACAGTTTCATGGAGTTTCAGCAGCTGTTCTGCCCTGGCCTTAGCATCATGATTCATCTCATTTCTTGGTACAGATGATAAGTCTACAGGAATTAGGGGGTTaatcccatagacaacctcaaaaggactatgaccGAGCTTGATTGATGGTGatctgttgaaggcaaattctgctgctgctaacttgatgtcccaatcttttagactcttgcttacaatacatctcagaatcctacccaaggttttgttggtgacctcagtttggccatctgtttgggggtggtgagatgtactgaacaacagtttggtcttgagtagcttccatagagttttccaaaagtaactcatgaactttgtatcCCTATCTGATACAATTATCTTTGGAACCCCATGAAGCCTTACAATTTCTTTCAGGTATAGCTCAGCAACACTAGCAGCATCCTCTGTCTTCTTGCAAGCTATGAAATGGGCCATTTTACTGAAcctatcaacaacaaccatgactgaatcctttcctctctgtGTTCTTGGCagtgcaacaataaaatccatgctcacatcctcccatggcCTGCTTGGTACTGGTAATGGAATATATGGACCAGTCtggaaggaactcttagccaGTTGACATACTGAACATCTCCTGAGAACATTTTGGACATCCCCCATCATTTTTGGCCAATAGAACTGTTCTTGTAGTATGTCCAGTGTCTTTTGAACACCAAAATGCCCTCCTAagcctcctgaatggacttccctgattaggaggtccctgtaggaaccccttggaacacagagcttgttcccTTGGAATAGAAACCCATCTTGCAGCAAGTATTTGTTCCCTGGAACCCTAAGCCCTTCAAACTGTGTGATCCACTCCTCGAGAAGTCgggtcttccttgtacatctctttcatgaactcaaaaccaAGGACCCTGGTTCCCATAGTTGATGATgaaggagtgcctccttgatagtgcatctgccactacattttgtttcccttctttatacttgctggaaaaggtgaatgattgcaagtactccacccatttagcatgcctgtgactcaacttgtgctggccattgatatatttcaatgcttcatgatcagagtgcaacacaaatggctttggtttcaaatagtgactccaatgcatgactgccctgataattgcataaaattctttgtcataggtagaatactTTAACTTAGCTCCATTCAACTTCTCACTGAAGTAAGCTACAGGTTTCGAGCTTTGATCGACTCGCACCAATGCCtaccccactggcatcacactctacttcaaagagttgatcaaagtctgGCAACTTCAAAATAGGGGTCTCACACATCAATTTCTTAATCCTCTCAAAGGACTGCTGAGCACTCTCAGTCCAGTggaactcccctttcttcatacactcagtaattggagcaacaactgaactgaagttcttgataaatctcctataaaaggaggccaatccatggaaccccTCACCTCGGTGATTGTTTTAGGAGTAGGCCATGATTGAATGGCCACAATTTTATCCCGATCAATCGTAATCCCTCTTCCAGAGACAATGTACCCTAggaatgccacttcttcaaccataaaagtgcatttCTCTATCTTGCCAAATAGTTTTTGTTCCTTGAGGATCCTGAACACAGCTTCAAGATGTTTCAAGTGTTCCCTTTCACTGCTGCTAtaaaccaagatgtcatcaaagttgaccactgcaaatttgcctaaacatggccttagcacctcagtcatcagtctcataaaggtgcttggtgcattagaaagaccaaatggcatcacaagccactcatacagtccatgtttagttttgaaggcagtcttccactcatctccttcccttatcctgacttgatggtacccttgcctgagatcaattttagaaaataccatggcaccactgagctcatctaacatgtcatccaaccttggtattgggaacctgtacttgacagtgatgttgttaatggcccCTTTGTCgtcagtacacatcctccatgttccatctttcttgggaacaagtagagcagggactgcacaaggacCGAGAGATTCCCCGACAAATCCTTTACTCATAAGTTCCTCAATCTGGTTTTGCAACTCTTTGGTAGCAGTtggatcacttctataagctggcctgttgggaagcactgagcctggaacaaggtcaatgtggtgctcaatgcccctcaatggtggcaacccactaggcaGCTCTTTGAAATACCTCTTTATACCTCTGAATTAAGGGTCTAACTTCAGCAGGTATCTCAGGGCTCCCTTCCTTGCTTACTTCTTTGGATAGTAACATCCAGACAGGTTGTTCTTGcttcatttctttgatcatggctgcttcagaaagaaatagcacaccattgTTCTCCTCTGGTATACTTGGACCTCCATAGTTTCTCTGGTTGGGTGGTAATGGGGTCAGAGTAACTTTCTTGCCTTCATGCttgaaactatagatgttatccttcccatggtgagtggtattcctgtcatactcccatggtcttcctaagagtaggtggcaggcatccattggaacaatatcacacaagacttcatctttatacaccttcccaatagaaaatggaaccaagcattgcttgtccacccttacttctgctcccttgttcaaccatctcaacttgtaagggtttgggtgctcttgagttgtcaggttgagtttactaaccatggcatttgatgccacatttgtacaACTTCCCCCATCTATGATCAGGTTACAAACCCTCCCCTGGACTGTGCATCTGGTTCTGAATATCGGGATCTTTGATCGCCTTCCAgaggtgagtgttgggaatgcatAACCCTCCACAAGACTAAGTTGTGACCTGTATCAGGGGGGGCCACAAGCGCATCTTGTTCTGGTTCTCCTTCGCAGTCTCCACTTCCTCCATTATCGTggtctcatcttcctcatactGAACCAAACCTTCTCTCTCCCATCGCTCTACTTCCATTTGTcaaggttctcttagaaggacagtccttcctaaaatggccatacccttggcactggaagcattTAATTTTCCCATCAGTCACAGATGTGTTGGTTCTAGTATTCACATGACTCTTTcccttgtctggtgttggttgggttgcaagttttggagtttctccaatcctaaccccagaaaaaggtttgaaagtgggtctggtaaggggtttggaagcagtgactttggcttttcccatcttttcaatcctcaatgccaggttgactgcctcatcaaaggaccagacttgttgcattctaacccttatagcaatcttaggatctaatccctcaacaaacctagcaattttctGCTCAGGCTTCTCAGTGATCTCACATTGcagggtaagttgttcaaagctcctaagataagactcaacagattgttggtcttgttttagctgggttaacttgataaacatatcctgtgtgtaatctttggctataaacttatccttcaatttctttttaagttttagccaagatttaatgggttccttgccttctctcattctctggcttttcagggtttcataccaaagtgaagcataacctttaaatttaaggatagaaactttgaaagctttctGTCACAAGATAtcccttaaattcaaagactctcttaacagttctaatccagtctaacaaatcttcagggtttaaactaccatggaaatcaggaatttctacctttatatctttgtctctttccatgtagatgccctctgccaTAGACTCATCAGTATCTGACAAGTCTTCTCCATGTTCCTGGTGGTATGGTTGTCCTCCCCGCTCCAACAAAGCCTCTACCCCGCCCGCCTCGTAGGGTGGCCTGTTAGGAACTCCTTCTGCAAGAGTGTTGACAATGTTTACCAGCTCATTGATTCTTCCGCTATCCGATCCACCCCGGTTTCAATACCagtaaatctctcttcactcatgggttattttttgtagttttgttgtagttagggtaaaaatgaactcactttccttcccaagactaacacgaggtagaatcgtgttaaaaccttgctctgatataccaatttggagtgtaatgtccaagggtttagacaaatacAACAATCAAACCAGCAAACTAAAGACAGGTTTCTcagaatgcaataaacttgtgctaattaataaaattatgtattgacctcctaaaatcagGAAATTTggcagtaaattactttgatataagaactacttctgagcaaaagaccaggatttttagaggactcaaggtatttttaagactcaatcGAATCGACGACAGACACAAAGGACCGTAATTGAGACAGTTACGGGATAATCTTTGGAAAGGAGGgaacttggatataattatcaaccgAAAAACCCACAGaagaatactcacagggaattaagctaataaTTTAGGGTGTTAAAGTTAAGAAATTCCATGATTAACACAGAAAGACTCAATCGAAACAAACAGCAAAGCTAAACTATCCACGATCTAAGCACAgaaagtttatactctactaacagtacttaatcaataaccacagtctaagcacaaggttattatcaagcccgactctaatctacagactaagcacaagattaagaggttcaaatttgagagaaatctcaggtttcattcataaatcatttGTGCTCCAACAAATGTCcgagttgaggtccttatataggccttttaggttacaaacttgaaagaaaaactacatccaagggtcaggatctctcctcacatgctggtaagagtcaaagtacaatattacaacggtttaaaagctcttaattgtaagctggaatgaaaacaaaagagaaatgcggtGACAAGTGACATGTTGTGGTCCTTTCGCATTGCTGGCTTctctgttgaatgtaggcacttgaggacgaaatgattgagtccttggcattaaaattggctctaggttgtatctggtatatgggaagacaagccaaaagttccttgcatgctttttcctcatggtttagccagaaatggaaagattgcttttgttgtttgtcaattTGCCATTCTGTTCAACTTAGTTTTCtatgacttgcattgtgattcttccttggacccctaggacttttctgagcttagtttaatggccaaccagctggccatggtggcagctggtggttgggcttgtactcgtacctattagccACTAAACCTAGCCCACTCTGGTTGCTTCCTCAAGTGGTTGTGGTGCtgttttggcctgcttgcatttgtggagtgTCCTGGTCAGTAGCTCCTGCTGCAACATGtacaatttttttaacacaaggattaattaacaaggacaaatggtttacacaacgagtcacaagaactaacgaacaaggacaaatggttcatacaacgagtcaaatggactaatgaacaagtacaattgtttaacacaacggctcataaggactaataaacaagtataaattgtttacacaacgagtcacaaggactaatgaacaaggtcaaatggttcacacaatgagtcacatggactaatgaacaa
Encoded here:
- the LOC141602214 gene encoding uncharacterized protein LOC141602214, coding for MGDVQNVLRRCSVCQLAKSSFQTGPYIPLPVPSRPWEDVSMDFIVALPRTQRGKDSVMVVVDRFSKMAHFIACKKTEDAASVAELYLKEIVRLHGVPKIIVSDRDTKFMNLSSVPRNEMNHDAKARAEQLLKLHETVKREIEKTNEKYRKQSKVPQKRREFVPGDLVWVHLRKERIGPNAYKVDLPGEYEVHGTFNVGDLSPYYEDAEGEE